CGCGACCGGCACCCCCGGCACCGTGATGACCTATTTTCCCTTTCCGCAGATGCCGCGCGGTCGCGCAGGCACGGGAGAGGTGGGGACGACCGTCTTCTCCGTCCCGCGGGGCTCGCTCGGCTTCTGGCAGGAGCGCTTGGCGGCACTCGGTGCGAGCGGTCTCAAGCAGGCGGAAAGCTTTGGCGAGAAGCGCCTGAACTTTGCCGGTCCGGACGGCGACGGCTTCGCTCTCGTCGAGGTCGAGGACGACCCGCGTACGCCCTGGACCGAGGGCGGCATCACCGAGGATCACGCCATCCGCGGCTTCCATTCGGTCGCCATACGCCTACGCGACGAAGGCGCGACGGCGGAACTGCTGAAGTTCATGGGTTACGAGGAACTCGACCGCAAGGACGGCGTCACCAGGCTGATCGTGCCCGGCGGCAACGGCGCGAGCCTCGTCGACCTGGAGACGCTGCCAAACATCAGCCGCGCTGCGCAGGGCGCCGGTTCGGTGCACCACGTCGCATTCGCCGTCGACAACCGCGAGAAGCAGCTGGAGGTGCGCAAGGCGCTGATGGACACCGGCTACCATGTGACGCCGGTGATCGACCGGGATTATTTCTGGGCGATCTATTTCCGAACGCCGGGCGGCGTTCTCTTCGAGATCGCCACGAACGAGCCCGGCTTCGACCGGGACGAGGACATCGCGCATCTGGGCGAGGCGCTGAAGCTGCCGCAACAGCACAAGCATCTGCGCCCGGTTCTCGAAAGCCATTTGCAGAAACTGGAAGCCTAGCGGCCAGCACCCTGCGCGCTCCTCCTCCGCTTGCGCAGGAAGGAGCGCGCTTCTTTAAATAGAATGAGTGTTCGCCACTACGCGCCCAAAGGAGAAATCGATGGTCGATCATGGCTATGTGCACAAATTGAAACCCGGCATGCCCGGCGCTCCGATCCTTTTCGTCCTTCACGGGACCGGCGGGGACGAGAACCAGTTCTTCGGCTTCGGAGCGCAGCTCCTGCCGGAGGCTACCGTCGTCTCGCCGCGGGGCGACGTATCGGAACATGGGGCCGCCCGCTTCTTCCGGCGAACGGGCGAGGGCGTTTACGACATGGCGGACCTCGCGCGTGCGACGGAGAAGATGGCGGGTTTCGTGAAGGCGCTCGCTGGCGAACACGATGCCTCGGAGATCATCGGTCTCGGCTATTCCAACGGTGCCAACATTCTCGCGAATGTACTGATCGAAGAGGGCGTCTTCGAAAAGGCCGTGCTCATGCATCCGCTGATCCCTTTCCGTCCGAGGGACAATCCCGCGCTCGCCGGGCGGAAGATTCTGATTACCGCCGGAGAGCGGGACCCGATCTGCCCGGCTCCGATGACACAGGCGCTCGGGGACTACTACACGAAGCAGAAGGCGACGGTGGAATTCGAGTGGCATTCCGGCGGCCACGACATCCGCCAGAACGAGATCGGCGCCATCGAAGCGTTTCTGAAAGCTTGATGGCGCTCTGACGAAGACGTTTACTGTGTTGTCGAAGCTTGCTGGATAGAATGCGGGACTTCAGCGCGGATTCTGCGGCGCTGATTCCACGGGGGCGAGGCAGTGGTGGAAACGATCGACATCCATGAAGCGAAGAAGCATTTGTCGCGGCTGGTTCAGAAGGCTTCGCAGGGAGAGGCCTTCATCATAGCCGAGGCAGGAAAACCTATGGCGAAAGTGGTCCCACTCGATCCGCCGGCCCCGCACGAGAAATGACGGATCGGCTTCTTGGCGGGTCAAATTACGGTGCCGGACGATTTCGACTTGATGGGTCGAGAAGAGATCGAGGGTCTGTTCGGCAAGTGAATTGGTTCAATCGTTCCAATCCTATTCGAGCCGCCTGCGGAAGAGCCACGCGGCTGACGATAGGGTGACGATCGCGATCAGGCACAGAGGAAGTGTCTGGTGGACGACTTCGGCTAGCGGTATGTCCTTCAGAAACACACCCTTCACGATCACCAGGAAATAGCGCAGCGGATTGATGAGCGTCACCGGCTGCAGCCAGGAGGGCATGTTTTCGATCGGCGTCGCGAAGCCCGAAAGCAGCATGGCCGGCACCATGAAGAGGAAGGCTCCGAGGATCGCCTGCTGCTGCGTCATGGACAGTGCCGAGATGAAGAGACCGAGACCGACGACGGCCGCGAGATAGAAGATGGCGCTCCCATAGAGCAGGAACAGTGAACCGCGCAGCGGCACGCCGAAGATGAAGACCGCGGCGAGGATATAGATGGTGATGTGGAAGAGGCCGATCATCATTGGCGGAATGAGCTTGCCGAGCAGGATCTCGTGGGTGCGCAATGGTGACACGATGAGCTGGTCGAAAGTGCCGAGCTCCCGCTCGCGCGCGACCGACAGCGCCGTGACGATGAGCCCGATCAGGAGAGCGATGCTCGCGACCAGGTTCGGCACCATGAACCATTGATAGGTGAGGTTCGGATTGAACCAGTTTCGGGCCTCGACCCGGATGGTCTCGGAGGCCGCACGCTTTCCGGCCGGCGTTTCGGCCGCGACGGCGCCGACGATGCGGCCGAGATAGCCGGAGACGATCTGCGATGCGTTGGAACGCCGGCCGTCGAGGATCATCTGTACCTCCGCCGGTCTCCCCGCCTCGATGTCGCGGGAGAAGGTGGGGCCGATCTCCACTACGGCGAGGACACGCTGGGTATCGATCGCGAGGCGGACCTCGTGAGGGCTGCTCGCGAGCTCTATCGAGCGAAAGGTCGGAGAGCCGCCGACCTGCTGCACGAGTTCCCGGCTCCAGTGGCCGTTGTCACGATTGAGCACCATCAGGTCAACGTTCGTCACCTCGAGCGTCGCCGCATAGGAGAAGACCAGGAGCTGGATGATCGGCGGGCCGATCAAGACGGTGCGGCCCTTCGGATCGCGCAGGACCGCGAGCAGCTCCTTGACGATCAGGGCTTTGAGCCGCGTCCACCACATGTCAGCCGATCCTCTTTCTGGTGCTGCGCGCGGTCAGCGCGAAGAACATGCAGCCGATCAGGAACATCACCGCGATGGCGCGTGCAAACATCGGCCAGATATCGCCGGCGAGAAACACGGTCTGCAGACTGGGTATGAGATAGCGCGCCGGGACGGCATAGGTGACCCATTGGATGACGGTGGGCATGGAATTGATCTCGAAGAGAAAGCCGGACAGCAGGAAGGCCGGCAGGAAGGCCGAGATCAGCGCGAGTTGCGAAGCGAGAAACTGGTTTTTCGTCGCGGCCGAGATCAGCAGCCCCTGTCCGAGCGCCGGCATCAGGAAGGTCGCCGAAAGGGCGTAGAGCGCCGCCACCGATCCCCGGAAGGGGACATCGAAGAGAAAGACCGCCACAAGGACGCAAAGCGTCATCGACGTGAGGCCGAGGACGAAGTAGGGCAGCAGCTTGCCGGCGAGCAGTTCGGCGGCGGAGACGGGCGTCGCCATCATCGCCTCCATCGTGCCGCGCTCCCATTCGCGGGCGACGACAAGCGAGGTCAGCAGCGTGCCGACCAGCGTCATCACGATGGCGATCGAGCCCGGCACCAGGAAGTTTCGGCTTGTCAGTTGCGGATTGAACCAGAAGCGCTGTTCGGCGGCGATCGCCGGGGGCGGGCTCCGGCCTTCGCTTAAGCGCTGGCGCTCCCAATTCGCAACGGCGCCCTGCGCATAGTTCTGCACGAAATTGGCGGTGTTCGGATCGGATCCGTCGACGATCACCTGGACCGACGGATGGCGCCCCGCCGCGTGCTCGGCGGCAAAGCCTGCGGGGATCACCAGGATGCCGCGTACCCGTCCAAGGACGAGGTCGTCCTCGAATTCCCTCCGGTCGCGTCCGGTGGCAACGGAAAAGTAGCGCGATGCCTCGAAGCTGGCGGCGAGATCGCGCGTGAGCGGGGTCGCTTCCTCGACCACCAGGGCGACACGCGTGCGCGTCGTATCGAGCGACACGCCATAACCGAAGAGGAAGAGGAGGACCAATGGCAGGACGAAGGCGATCAGGATACTGCTCGGATCGCGTATGACCTGATAGCTTTCCTTGCGCACCAGGGCAGCGAAACGCCGGGCCCGGCCCGCAGGTTCGTACGCTTTCGCCATTTTGCTCTCGGCCTTCATGCAGCCTCCTTCGCCTCGGAGCCCTGAATGAGCGCGATGAACGCGTCCTCCATGGTCGGGTCGGGGAGGTCCTTGCCTGCGACACGTGCCTTCATGTCGTCCGGCGAGCCAAGCGCGATCGAGCGGCCGCGATAGATGAGTGAGATGCGGTCGCAATATTCTGCTTCGTCCATGAAATGCGTGGTGACGAGCACGGTCACGCCCTTTTCGACGAGGCCGTTGATATGGGTCCAGAACTCGCGCCGGGTGATGGGATCGACGCCGGAGGTCGGTTCGTCGAGGAAAAGCACTTCCGGTTCGTGGAGCACGGAACAGGCAAGCGCCAGCCGCTGCTTGAGGCCGAGCGGCAGGTCCTTGGCCGAGATGTCGAGGATCGTGCGGAAGTCGAAGATCTCGCTCATCAGACCGATGCGTTCGCGTTTTCTCGCGCCGGACAGCCCGTAGACGCCCGCAAAGAAATTGAAGTTCTGGATGACGCTCAAATCACCGTAGAGCGAGAATTTCTGCGCCATGTAGCCTAGCCGATTGCGCGCCTCGGGGGCGTTGCGCCTGAGGTCGAAGCCAGCGACCCGGCCTTCGCCGGCGCTCGGCTTCAGGAGGCCGCAAAGCATTTTGAACGTCGTCGACTTGCCGGCGCCGTTCGGGCCGAGAAGACCGAAAATCTCGCCCCGCGGAATATCGAAGGTGATGTTGTCGGCGGCGGTAAAGTCGCCGAAGCGTTTCGTCAGACCCCGCGCCTCGATCACGGGTCTGCCGGCATCTTCGGTGAACTCCCGCTGCGTTTCCGCAAGCCTCGACCGGCCGCCGGGACCTCCGCCGAGCATATCGACGAAAGCGTCCTCGAAGCGCGGCGGGGTGACGGCTGCGTCAACCGCATCGGCAGTGTCGCCGAGCGGCGGCGGCGAAAGACCCGCCTTCATGACGAGCCGTATGGCTTCGCCCTGGATCACGCCGTCGACTACCCCTTCGTCTTCGAGGAATCTCGCAAGCGCTTCGCGGCGGCGGCCGCGGATGCCGGAGAGGCGAAAGACGCGGTCCTCCACGCGGCCGGTCATCTCCGCCGGCGGGCCGGAAAACATGAGGCTCCCCTGATTGAGCAGGAAAACATGGTCGCAGGCTTCCGCCTCTTCGAGATAGGCGGTCGACCAGACAACGCCGATGCCCTCCGTCCTCAGATTTCCGACCATCTTCCAGAGGTCGCGCCGCGAAATCGGATCGACGCCGACGCCGGGCTCGTCGAGAAGCAGGAGCCTTGGCTTGCGCAGGAGCGCGCAGGCGAGGCCGAGCTTCTGTTTCATGCCGCCGGAGAGCTTGCCGGCAAGCCGCGTCGTGAAGCGGGCAAGGTCGGTGAAGTCGAGCAACTCGCCGAAGGTCCGGCTGCGCTCCGTCTTCGGCAGGCCGCGCAAATCGGCGTAGAGGTCGAGGTTCTCCTGGACCGACAGGTCTTCATAGAGGCCGAAGCGCTGCGGCATATAGCCGATTGCCGCCTGAATGCTGGCGGGATCCCTGCGGGTATCGTAGCCGAGCACTTCTATGGTGCCGGCATCCGGCAGCATCAGGCCGGTCATCAGCCGGATCAGCGTCGTTTTGCCTGCGCCATCCGGACCGACGAGACCGGTGACCCGTCCGCCGAAGATTTCACCCGCAACTGCGTCGAGCGCCGGGCGCGCCGTACCGAACCGCTTGGTGACGCCGGTCAGCCGAACGAACGGGGCCGTGCCGGGCTCCGTTGCGGGGGCGGGCATCAGGAAGCCTCCTTCGCTTCCGGCAGGTGCACGGTGACGGGCATGCCCTGGCGAAGATCCTTGCCCGGATTGGCGATCACGATGCGCAGCCTGTAGACGAGGTCGGTTCTGAGCTCGGGCGTCTCCACCGATTTGGGCGTGAACTCGGCGACGGGGGAAATGAAGCCGACGGTTCCCTCATAGATACGGTCCGGCGCGGTGTCGGAGGTGATCGTCACCTTCATTCCCGGATGCACACGGCCGAGGTCTGCCTCTGCGACATAGGCGCGGACCCAGACCGGTTCCGTCAGCGAAAGCACATAGACGATATCGGCTGGCGAGACGATCGCGCCGGTTTCACGCACGCGCGAGAGAATGACGCCGTCGCTCGGGGCGGCAAGTTGGGTGTCCTCGAGCGAGATGCGGGCGCTGTCGGCCTTTGCCGTCGCGGCATTCGCCTGGGCCGCTGCCGCCGCTATGTCCTCGGCGCGGTTTCCCTCTTCGAGAAGCACCAGGGCCTCGCGTGCCGACCTTGCACGTGCATCCGCCGCTGCACGGCTGGCATTTGCCTGGTCGAGCTCCGCCTGCGAGATCGTACCATTCGGACGCAGCTGCTTTGCGCGTTCAAAGGCGAGCTTCGCATTCTCGAGCTCTGCTAGGCGTTCTTCGTGCGTGGCGCGCGCCTGGGCGATCTCGGCTGCGCGGGCGCCCGCCCTGAGCTTTGCCAGCGTCGCCCGGGTAACCTCGGCTTCCGCCTCCGCTGC
The sequence above is drawn from the Sinorhizobium meliloti genome and encodes:
- a CDS encoding VOC family protein, which translates into the protein MLQQIKGLHHVTSMADDARTNNRFFTDTLGLRRVKKTVNFDSPDVYHLYYGDATGTPGTVMTYFPFPQMPRGRAGTGEVGTTVFSVPRGSLGFWQERLAALGASGLKQAESFGEKRLNFAGPDGDGFALVEVEDDPRTPWTEGGITEDHAIRGFHSVAIRLRDEGATAELLKFMGYEELDRKDGVTRLIVPGGNGASLVDLETLPNISRAAQGAGSVHHVAFAVDNREKQLEVRKALMDTGYHVTPVIDRDYFWAIYFRTPGGVLFEIATNEPGFDRDEDIAHLGEALKLPQQHKHLRPVLESHLQKLEA
- a CDS encoding alpha/beta hydrolase produces the protein MVDHGYVHKLKPGMPGAPILFVLHGTGGDENQFFGFGAQLLPEATVVSPRGDVSEHGAARFFRRTGEGVYDMADLARATEKMAGFVKALAGEHDASEIIGLGYSNGANILANVLIEEGVFEKAVLMHPLIPFRPRDNPALAGRKILITAGERDPICPAPMTQALGDYYTKQKATVEFEWHSGGHDIRQNEIGAIEAFLKA
- a CDS encoding ABC transporter permease; this translates as MWWTRLKALIVKELLAVLRDPKGRTVLIGPPIIQLLVFSYAATLEVTNVDLMVLNRDNGHWSRELVQQVGGSPTFRSIELASSPHEVRLAIDTQRVLAVVEIGPTFSRDIEAGRPAEVQMILDGRRSNASQIVSGYLGRIVGAVAAETPAGKRAASETIRVEARNWFNPNLTYQWFMVPNLVASIALLIGLIVTALSVARERELGTFDQLIVSPLRTHEILLGKLIPPMMIGLFHITIYILAAVFIFGVPLRGSLFLLYGSAIFYLAAVVGLGLFISALSMTQQQAILGAFLFMVPAMLLSGFATPIENMPSWLQPVTLINPLRYFLVIVKGVFLKDIPLAEVVHQTLPLCLIAIVTLSSAAWLFRRRLE
- a CDS encoding ABC transporter permease, producing the protein MKAESKMAKAYEPAGRARRFAALVRKESYQVIRDPSSILIAFVLPLVLLFLFGYGVSLDTTRTRVALVVEEATPLTRDLAASFEASRYFSVATGRDRREFEDDLVLGRVRGILVIPAGFAAEHAAGRHPSVQVIVDGSDPNTANFVQNYAQGAVANWERQRLSEGRSPPPAIAAEQRFWFNPQLTSRNFLVPGSIAIVMTLVGTLLTSLVVAREWERGTMEAMMATPVSAAELLAGKLLPYFVLGLTSMTLCVLVAVFLFDVPFRGSVAALYALSATFLMPALGQGLLISAATKNQFLASQLALISAFLPAFLLSGFLFEINSMPTVIQWVTYAVPARYLIPSLQTVFLAGDIWPMFARAIAVMFLIGCMFFALTARSTRKRIG
- a CDS encoding ATP-binding cassette domain-containing protein, whose amino-acid sequence is MPAPATEPGTAPFVRLTGVTKRFGTARPALDAVAGEIFGGRVTGLVGPDGAGKTTLIRLMTGLMLPDAGTIEVLGYDTRRDPASIQAAIGYMPQRFGLYEDLSVQENLDLYADLRGLPKTERSRTFGELLDFTDLARFTTRLAGKLSGGMKQKLGLACALLRKPRLLLLDEPGVGVDPISRRDLWKMVGNLRTEGIGVVWSTAYLEEAEACDHVFLLNQGSLMFSGPPAEMTGRVEDRVFRLSGIRGRRREALARFLEDEGVVDGVIQGEAIRLVMKAGLSPPPLGDTADAVDAAVTPPRFEDAFVDMLGGGPGGRSRLAETQREFTEDAGRPVIEARGLTKRFGDFTAADNITFDIPRGEIFGLLGPNGAGKSTTFKMLCGLLKPSAGEGRVAGFDLRRNAPEARNRLGYMAQKFSLYGDLSVIQNFNFFAGVYGLSGARKRERIGLMSEIFDFRTILDISAKDLPLGLKQRLALACSVLHEPEVLFLDEPTSGVDPITRREFWTHINGLVEKGVTVLVTTHFMDEAEYCDRISLIYRGRSIALGSPDDMKARVAGKDLPDPTMEDAFIALIQGSEAKEAA
- the hlyD gene encoding secretion protein HlyD; the encoded protein is MRKVAILVAIVAAGLAGAWWFDLPARLGFAREPRQAVLYGNVDIRQVSLGFRVSGRIAELRVDEGDSVKAGDVIAKLDAEPFRQAVGAAEAEAEVTRATLAKLRAGARAAEIAQARATHEERLAELENAKLAFERAKQLRPNGTISQAELDQANASRAAADARARSAREALVLLEEGNRAEDIAAAAAQANAATAKADSARISLEDTQLAAPSDGVILSRVRETGAIVSPADIVYVLSLTEPVWVRAYVAEADLGRVHPGMKVTITSDTAPDRIYEGTVGFISPVAEFTPKSVETPELRTDLVYRLRIVIANPGKDLRQGMPVTVHLPEAKEAS